AGTCCATCCCAGCGCTCTCCGCATCACGCAAATCCCCGTTGCTCTGGAGATACGATGACCGCGCGCCGCGATCTCCGTCCTGCCCGAACCCGCCGCGTCCTGGAACAAGCTTCGATCTATTTGTTCCTCGCCATCGGCCTGGTAGTGCTCATTACAGCCGTGCTGCATCCTGCGCCTGCCGTCGGCGAAACCCGGGACAGCCCCTACGTCACAGCCCAGGCCACCGCCATCTATAACGACGGCTGGGCGCCGCTGACGGCCTATTTCAGCGCCTACGGCAGTTACGCGGACGGCGCCACGATCGTTAAGTACGAGTGGGACCTGGACGGCAACGGCGCATTCGATTTCGACGCCACAACAAATAGTGGCTATGCGCAGTATCTCTACACCAAATCGGGCGTTTACACCATCACCTTGCGGGTGACCGATTCGCAGGGACGCACGGACACCGATCAAACGACCGTCACGGTGCGCCTGCCGGCTTCCAGCAGCGTCGACTACTGGTACGTGTTCGACGACTCGCGCGTGCGCCGGGTCGACATCCGCCTCACCCAATCCGACTGGGACGCCATGTGGGTCGATCCCGAAGCCAAATACCAGGTCGAGGTCGACGCCACCATTTTCGGTGAAAAGCTGAACGACGTCGGCTTCCGTATGCGCGGCCAGTTCTCGCTGCGCGTCTCCGGCGCCAAGAAACCCTGGAAAATCGACACCGACTACTACGTCGACGGGCAGGAGTTCCACAACCTGCGCCAGCTGATGTTCCTCAACAACATCGGCGACTCGTCGCTGCTCTACGAGAAGCTGGCCTACGAGATGATGTACGCCGCAGGGCTGCCCGCCAGCCACGTGGCTTACGTCGAAATGTGGATCGATTTCACTGACGACTCCAGCCCGCCAGTCTACTGGGGCGTGTATTCGCTGGTCGAACGCGTGGACCAGAAATACATCGGCAACCGCTTCGGCGCCGAGAGCAAGGGTGGCAATCTCTACAAGGCCAGCCATGCCCAGCGCGGCCCGATGGACCTGATCTATTACGGCGACAAGATCGAAGATTACCCCATGCAGAACGGGCAGTACGCCTACGGCAAGATGTCCAACGAGGAGCAAGCCGATTACAGCGACATCGTCAATTTGTGCAAGGTGCTCGATGGTACGACGTACACCTCTGATACGGAATTCATCCGGGCCTTCGAATCCGTCTTCGACATGGATGCCTTCCTGCGCTACCTGGCCGTGGTCACGCTGATCGACAACTGGGATTCCTACCCCTACACCGGCAATAACTACTACCTCTACCACGACCCCGTCACGGACATCTTCGAGTGGATCCCCTGGGACCTGACCTGGGGCGGCAATCCACAGGCGGCAGTTTTCGAGCGTACCGATACGGGCATGATGCCGCGCGCCCCACTCTACGACAAGGTGATGAACACGGCAGTTTACCGGCGCAAGTACGCCGCTTACCTCGACCTGCTGATGCGCGTGTGGTTCAACCGCCAGAACGTCAGCGAGCTGGTCAAGACGTATCACAACATGATCGCACCGTACATCTCCCAATCCGGCGGCGACAAAGCCTTCTACGGCGAGGATGCCATGTTCTCGCCCGACGATTTCGACCGTTCCTGGGAGACCATCCCGGACTTCGTCGCCAAACGCAGTCAATTCGTGCGTCAGTTACTGCAGCAGCAAGCTGCACAACCGTCGCCGGAAGAATAACCAGAAACGAGGAATTGCCATGAAACGAAAACCCATCGTCGCCATCACGCTCTTATTGATCATTGCCTTTACCGTTGTTCCGGCAGCCGCCCAGGAAGGCGGCTTTACAGATTCGTTCGACGATCCGCAGCTTCCCGAGTGGGAACACTCACCGGAGGCGGTCGTCGCCGAAGGCGCCCTGCAGATCGGTCCAGGCAACTTCGCCGCCCGCGGCGGAGGCTGGCAGGATTTCGAGCTGAGCTTCAAGCTGAAGTTCTCGGGTCCCGGCGAGTCGCACATCAACTACCGCGCCAGCGACAGCGGCAGCTACCTCCTGATCCTGCTGGAGGACGCCGTCGTACTCTTGAAGAATCAGGGCGAAGGCCAGGAAAGCGAGTTGGCCGTCTCACCCGGCTGGCAGCCGTCGCAGAATGCCTGGATGGAATTCAAAATCACCCTGCAGGGCGGCCAGCACAGCATCAGCATCGACGGCAGCGAGATCATCAGCGCCAGCGACTCCGAACCGCTCGCACAGGGAGGAGTGGTATTCGCCTCGCACGGCGAACGCACGACGACCATCGACGACGTATCGCTGCAGGTGCTCGTACCGGAGGCGGGCGGCGAGCCACAGCCGGGCGCTGCTGTAGAACCGGTCGCCGTCGAATCCGTCCCCACAGCCCTTCCCACCCAGGCGCCTAACGCCCTGCAGTCGATCCTGGATTCGCTTTCGACCAGCGCAGGCAGCACGGTCGACGTGACCACGTTCGGCGTCAACCTCGTCCTGGCGGCGCTGTACGCCTTCGTACTCAGCCGCGTCTACGTCTATTGGGGCTCTTCGCTCTCCAATCGACGCAAGTTTGCCGCCAACTTCATGCTGGTGACCGTCACCACCACGTTCATCATATTGGTCGTGCGCTCGTCCGTCGCTCTCTCCCTCGGCCTGGTCGGCGCGCTGTCGATCATCCGTTTCCGCACGGCGGTCAAGGAACCGGAGGAGTTGGCCTACCTGTTCTTCGCCATCAGCCTGGGCATCGGTCTGGGCGACAATCAGCGTCTGGTCACCACCCTCAGCCTGGTCGTGGGCATTCTGCTGCTTGGACTGGGCCGCCTGCTGCGCCAGACTCAGTCCGACGTCAACCTGCACCTCTCGATCACCAATCGCGGCAGCGAGAAAACCGGCATGCAGCAAATCCAACAGACGCTTGAAAAATACTGCAGCAAACTGCGCCTGATCCGCTACGACGAGAACAGCGAACTGATGGAACTGGCTTTCGTGGTCGAGTTCCGCCATCTCTCCGATCTGGAGCAGGCGCGTGACGCCCTGCTGGCGCTTTCGCCGCAGATGGAAGTTTCCTTCCTGGACAACAAGGGTATCTGGTAGATGACCGACGGTGCCAAGCCTGCAGCGGAAATAAGCGGTTACACGCAGCTGCGCTCGTATCGCTACGAGCGCAAATTCCTGGTCGAGGAACTGCTGCCCAGCCAGATCGTGGCGCTCGTGCGCCAGCATCCGCTGCTGTTCTACGCCCCCTACCCGCCGCGCCAGGTCAACAGCCTGTACCTGGACACGGTCGACATGGAAATCTATTTCGATAACGTCTCCGGCGCCGAGATACGCCGAAAAGTGCGCTTGCGCTGGTATGGATCCGCGACAGGCGAAATCCGCAGTCCGATGCTCGAGATCAAGGTCAAGCAGGGACACGTGGGGAAGAAGATTTCCTACCGCATCGCCGATTTCACACTGGATGAGTGCTTCTGCGACCGTGTTTTCCAGGCAGTCGCCGATCGCTCCAACCTGCCCACCGTGGTGCGCGATGACCTGCACACGTTAAGTCCGGTGCTGCTCAACTGCTACCAACGCGGCTACTACGCCACGCGCGACGACGACTTCCGTGTGACGATCGATTCACAACAGATCTTCTGGAAGGTGAACATGGCCCTCTGCAACCCGCTGCTGCACCGCCAGAAGAACGCTCGCGACGTGATCGTGGAACTGAAGTACGAGATCGAACACGAAGCGAAAGCCGATCGCGCCGCAGGCTACTTTCCTTTCCGCGTGACGCGCAACTCGAAATACGTGCAGGGG
Above is a window of Anaerolineales bacterium DNA encoding:
- a CDS encoding polyphosphate polymerase domain-containing protein, translated to MTDGAKPAAEISGYTQLRSYRYERKFLVEELLPSQIVALVRQHPLLFYAPYPPRQVNSLYLDTVDMEIYFDNVSGAEIRRKVRLRWYGSATGEIRSPMLEIKVKQGHVGKKISYRIADFTLDECFCDRVFQAVADRSNLPTVVRDDLHTLSPVLLNCYQRGYYATRDDDFRVTIDSQQIFWKVNMALCNPLLHRQKNARDVIVELKYEIEHEAKADRAAGYFPFRVTRNSKYVQGIERVYF
- a CDS encoding CotH kinase family protein is translated as MTARRDLRPARTRRVLEQASIYLFLAIGLVVLITAVLHPAPAVGETRDSPYVTAQATAIYNDGWAPLTAYFSAYGSYADGATIVKYEWDLDGNGAFDFDATTNSGYAQYLYTKSGVYTITLRVTDSQGRTDTDQTTVTVRLPASSSVDYWYVFDDSRVRRVDIRLTQSDWDAMWVDPEAKYQVEVDATIFGEKLNDVGFRMRGQFSLRVSGAKKPWKIDTDYYVDGQEFHNLRQLMFLNNIGDSSLLYEKLAYEMMYAAGLPASHVAYVEMWIDFTDDSSPPVYWGVYSLVERVDQKYIGNRFGAESKGGNLYKASHAQRGPMDLIYYGDKIEDYPMQNGQYAYGKMSNEEQADYSDIVNLCKVLDGTTYTSDTEFIRAFESVFDMDAFLRYLAVVTLIDNWDSYPYTGNNYYLYHDPVTDIFEWIPWDLTWGGNPQAAVFERTDTGMMPRAPLYDKVMNTAVYRRKYAAYLDLLMRVWFNRQNVSELVKTYHNMIAPYISQSGGDKAFYGEDAMFSPDDFDRSWETIPDFVAKRSQFVRQLLQQQAAQPSPEE
- a CDS encoding DUF4956 domain-containing protein, whose amino-acid sequence is MKRKPIVAITLLLIIAFTVVPAAAQEGGFTDSFDDPQLPEWEHSPEAVVAEGALQIGPGNFAARGGGWQDFELSFKLKFSGPGESHINYRASDSGSYLLILLEDAVVLLKNQGEGQESELAVSPGWQPSQNAWMEFKITLQGGQHSISIDGSEIISASDSEPLAQGGVVFASHGERTTTIDDVSLQVLVPEAGGEPQPGAAVEPVAVESVPTALPTQAPNALQSILDSLSTSAGSTVDVTTFGVNLVLAALYAFVLSRVYVYWGSSLSNRRKFAANFMLVTVTTTFIILVVRSSVALSLGLVGALSIIRFRTAVKEPEELAYLFFAISLGIGLGDNQRLVTTLSLVVGILLLGLGRLLRQTQSDVNLHLSITNRGSEKTGMQQIQQTLEKYCSKLRLIRYDENSELMELAFVVEFRHLSDLEQARDALLALSPQMEVSFLDNKGIW